The proteins below come from a single uncultured Dethiosulfovibrio sp. genomic window:
- a CDS encoding carbamoyl phosphate synthase small subunit, translating to MYQLNLTLADGASFPCRSTLPSPSLDGEIVFTTAYPGYSQSISDPSYYGQILVFAFPCIGLYGLDEEDLQSSRPWVKAVIIGRIEDMDGKVQDWLHRWDVPILVGIDCRSLILRIREIGTSMARVSKVAERPLIDALGGDLVHQVSSKSSKYFGAGDISLALIDYGVKSDIVRRLVRLGCNVTVLPHMSSAATILNGGFDGVLLSNGPGDPSELSEEVSVIRDLIGRIPVFGICLGCQLLALACGAKTQRLPYGHRGSNHPVVEEKSGHAIITSQNHGYAIYESSLDGTGLEVIFRHLADGTVEGVRHTETGAWGVQFHPEAGAGPLDGLSLFDRFIDQIKEAQFNG from the coding sequence ATGTATCAGCTCAATCTCACCCTTGCCGACGGAGCCAGCTTTCCCTGTCGGTCCACGTTGCCCTCTCCGTCTCTAGATGGAGAGATAGTCTTCACTACCGCCTATCCTGGATACTCTCAGTCCATCAGCGATCCCTCCTATTACGGTCAGATCCTGGTGTTTGCCTTCCCCTGTATAGGTCTGTATGGCCTTGACGAGGAAGATCTTCAAAGCTCCCGTCCCTGGGTTAAAGCGGTTATTATCGGTCGCATAGAGGATATGGACGGTAAAGTCCAAGATTGGCTACATCGGTGGGACGTCCCTATTTTGGTTGGAATCGACTGTCGGAGCCTTATCCTCCGGATAAGGGAGATAGGGACCTCTATGGCTAGAGTCTCAAAGGTGGCAGAAAGGCCTTTGATTGACGCTCTAGGAGGAGATTTGGTTCACCAGGTTTCCTCTAAATCCTCTAAGTATTTCGGTGCAGGGGATATCTCGTTGGCTTTGATCGACTACGGGGTAAAGTCGGACATAGTTCGCCGTCTTGTCCGGTTAGGGTGCAATGTCACCGTTTTACCCCATATGAGTTCCGCCGCTACTATCTTGAACGGAGGCTTTGACGGGGTTCTGCTGAGCAACGGTCCAGGGGATCCGTCGGAACTGTCGGAGGAGGTCTCCGTCATTCGTGATTTAATAGGTCGCATCCCTGTTTTCGGGATATGTCTAGGGTGTCAGCTGTTGGCCTTGGCCTGCGGAGCGAAGACCCAGCGACTTCCCTACGGCCACAGAGGCAGCAACCATCCTGTGGTGGAGGAAAAATCCGGTCACGCCATTATCACCAGCCAAAACCACGGTTACGCGATATACGAGTCGAGCCTGGATGGGACCGGCCTGGAGGTCATCTTCAGGCATCTTGCGGACGGCACAGTTGAGGGAGTCCGCCATACTGAGACTGGCGCCTGGGGCGTTCAGTTTCACCCCGAGGCTGGAGCGGGTCCTCTCGACGGGCTATCCCTGTTTGACCGATTTATAGACCAGATCAAGGAGGCCCAGTTCAATGGATAA